GCGGTGGAATATTCCTTACTTTCAGACTTGGATTTTTTCAATTTAGACATTTGTGGTACATGTGGGGACAAACTTTTGGCAAAATGCTCAAAAAGCCGGAAGATAAAAATGCAATATCGCCTTTCCAGGCTGCTACGGCTGCTCTTGCTTCAACAATAGGAGCCTCAAATATAGTAGGTGTGCCTGTAGCTATTGCATTTGGTGGACCGGGAGCTGTATTTTGGATGTGGATAATTGCTCTTATTGGTAATGCTTCAAAGTTTTCGGAAATCGTTCTTGGTATTAAATATAGAGAGAAAAATGCTGCTGGTGAATTTGTAGGAGGACCTACCTATTATTTATCAAAAGGTCTTAAAAATAAAGCCTTAGGTAAATTTTTAGCCTTTTTGTTTGCATTCTTCCTTTTCTTGGAACTTATACCTTCAATTGCAACTCAGGCAATATCGGCAGTGCAAACATTGGGAAGCATTGGTGTGCCAAGCATGGTAACAGGTGTAGGTATGGCAGTAATTGTATTTATAGTTGTATTTGGTGGAATAAAGAGAATAACACAAGTTACAGAAAAATTGGTTCCTATTATGGCGATTGTTTATTTGCTGGGTGCATTGATTATTATCATTTCTAACATAACTGCAGTACCTCATGTATTTGGGTTGATAATAAAAGGAGCTTTCGCACCGTCAGCTGCAACAGGTGGATTTGCAGGTTCATCTGTGGCATTAGCTTTAAGATGGGGAGCTGCAAGAGGTACATACTCAAATGAAGCAGGTATGGGTACTGCTCCAATCGCAC
Above is a window of Sedimentibacter sp. MB35-C1 DNA encoding:
- a CDS encoding sodium:alanine symporter family protein: MSFTEIIVSISNWIWGLPMLLLLAGGGIFLTFRLGFFQFRHLWYMWGQTFGKMLKKPEDKNAISPFQAATAALASTIGASNIVGVPVAIAFGGPGAVFWMWIIALIGNASKFSEIVLGIKYREKNAAGEFVGGPTYYLSKGLKNKALGKFLAFLFAFFLFLELIPSIATQAISAVQTLGSIGVPSMVTGVGMAVIVFIVVFGGIKRITQVTEKLVPIMAIVYLLGALIIIISNITAVPHVFGLIIKGAFAPSAATGGFAGSSVALALRWGAARGTYSNEAGMGTAPIAHATAETDHPVRQGFWGIFEITVDTLLVCTLTAFVVLLSGVWTDIPSSEAASMPAIAFINQFGSIGGYVVSISIFLFVLSTVIVLVFYGEKQAEYLFGTKFATKWKYVYVLSIILGVVGGIEFLYSFIDLFLALIIFPNVIGLIAMSGEVVELKNEFFTSEQYYLKDKKRVKQR